A portion of the Osmia lignaria lignaria isolate PbOS001 chromosome 15, iyOsmLign1, whole genome shotgun sequence genome contains these proteins:
- the LOC117608260 gene encoding uncharacterized protein LOC117608260 isoform X3, whose product MVVSHREGSISSNIRAIIEQLNLNPVERRRLIDRTKQDNTRCKSFPGVQPTAKISIGVYGCKEKVDYEIPEPMKRVCKFEDRFRGKAEIGGRKIVGIKKEATATIEDHAVEEKKENKGVGSIRSTYKIEDRPRSKPENRRTILQAKREQFVRAEDRIEDKTEDESMGSVRPSCRIEDRPRSKPEVRQRIPPVIKESNPRIEESCESSRSPKDAADRIIPVAKEDLPQLETVSLNHTAAHHRISVRPKNRRPPRRTGLQASSTSTSTITTIAEDSLDSLDQQNTNSNASSPTEAKTVSVTRKSSSRLSRTSDIFEELEAKLPRKPSSAASLSPDSLDAISPSRTSSEVNEEQGEARSIVRKSSSRIAKNSEIFEELEAKLPRRRSSNRLSKSPDSLEVGSCWFSKSSEGFDKLTECEEAKPVVRRSLNPISKSIDRVSKSSDSLEAIEALASDESIERRRSSFEFRARRSSKNISKSSESFEVLEQTQTGEDTMQELQKRSSISDINLARGRRLSKSISKSSESFERIEINENKDEEENADEDFGKCCRRSSKRMSSESSDNLEMDDRLENRRIRRTPKRIASSSYVDIVATDEQEDEKRPVSVRKPSRLQKSSESSELGSTDTLDSERRNKSSESTETLDSLERDLDQDRKQEDLADAVVDKREKNDSWTNKNLVTTDEIPPVADGTEDSKSLISPDKFYWRQSSESKENIDIHQLLAITIVTRMTDNGNNQRSSVIYPKKKQQITASQPTSPVAKQEDNKMLFDNLLVSKNDEDLQNMLNGNISEVSTDTKTFKEKLIMFEKLGK is encoded by the exons ATGGTGGTGTCTCATCGCGAGGGCAGCATTTCCTCGAACATACGAGCGATAATCGAGCAGCTGAATTTAAATCCAGTGGAAAGAAGGCGATTAATCGATCGAACGAAACAGGATAATACCCGATGCAAGAGTTTTCCGGGTGTTCAACCGACGGCGAAGATCAGCATCGGCGTGTACGGATGCAAGGAGAAGGTTGATTACGAAATACCGGAACCGATGAAACGCGTCTGCAAATTCGAGGATAGATTTAGGGGCAAGGCAGAGATCGGAGGAAGGAAAATCGTCGGGATTAAGAAAGAGGCTACCGCGACGATCGAGGATCATGCGGTCGAG GAGAAGAAGGAGAACAAGGGGGTTGGATCGATAAGATCTACGTACAAGATCGAGGATCGGCCAAGATCGAAGCCGGAGAACAGACGAACGATCCTTCAGGCTAAACGAGAGCAGTTTGTTCGAGCCGAAGACAGGATCGAG GACAAAACGGAAGATGAATCGATGGGATCTGTGAGACCTTCGTGCAGGATCGAGGATCGACCACGCTCGAAGCCGGAAGTTAGACAGCGGATCCCTCCAGTTATCAAAGAATCGAACCCACGGATAGAAGAGAGCTGCGAG AGTTCAAGATCGCCAAAGGACGCGGCTGATCGAATTATACCTGTGGCCAAAGAAGACTTAC CGCAATTAGAAACCGTCAGCTTGAATCATACAGCGGCGCACCACCGAATTTCCGTACGACCCAAGAACCGAAGACCACCGAGGCGCACCGGTTTGCAAGCGAGCAGCACTTCTACGTCAACCATCACGACCATCGCGGAGGACTCGTTGGACAGCCTGGACCAACAGAACACGAACAGCAACGCGTCCTCGCCGACCGAAGCGAAAACTGTATCGGTAACAAGAAAATCCTCGAGTAGATTATCCCGAACGTCGGACATCTTTGAAGAGTTAGAGGCCAAGCTGCCTAGGAAACCGTCGAGCGCAGCCTCCTTGTCCCCGGACAGCTTGGACGCCATTAGTCCTTCGAGGACGAGCTCGGAGGTGAACGAGGAGCAAGGAGAAGCGCGATCGATAGTCAGAAAGTCGTCGAGTCGAATAGCAAAGAACTCCGAGATCTTCGAGGAGCTGGAAGCTAAGCTACCGCGAAGAAGGTCCTCCAACAGGCTGTCCAAGTCTCCGGACAGCCTGGAGGTTGGCTCCTGTTGGTTCTCCAAATCCAGCGAGGGCTTCGACAAGCTGACAGAGTGCGAGGAAGCGAAACCCGTGGTCAGAAGATCGTTGAATCCGATCTCGAAGTCGATCGACCGTGTTTCCAAATCCTCGGACAGTCTGGAGGCTATAGAGGCGCTCGCCAGCGACGAGTCGATCGAACGCAGGAGGAGCAGCTTCGAGTTCCGTGCTCGCCGATCCTCCAAGAACATATCCAAGTCTTCCGAAAGCTTCGAGGTGCTGGAACAAACCCAGACCGGCGAGGACACGATGCAGGAGTTGCAGAAGAGGAGCAGCATCTCGGATATCAATCTGGCTAGAGGGAGACGGTTGTCGAAGAGCATCTCCAAGTCGTCGGAGAGCTTCGAGAGGATCGAGATAAATGAAAACAAGGACGAAGAGGAGAACGCCGATGAAGATTTTGGCAAATGTTGCAGAAGATCCTCGAAGAGAATGTCGTCGGAGAGTTCGGACAATTTGGAGATGGACGATAGACTGGAGAACAGGAGGATCAGGAGGACACCGAAGAGAATAGCCAGCTCTAGTTACGTGGATATCGTTGCGACGGACGAGCAGGAAGACGAGAAGAGACCGGTATCGGTTAGGAAACCATCCAGGCTTCAGAAGTCCTCGGAGAGCTCGGAACTTGGTAGCACGGATACCTTGGACTCGGAGAGGAGGAATAAGTCCTCTGAGAGCACCGAGACTCTGGATAGTTTAGAGAGGGATTTGGATCAGGACAGGAAGCAGGAGGATCTTGCAGATGCCGTGGTAGACAAACGCGAGAAAAAC GACTCTTGGACCAACAAGAACCTAGTGACGACTGATGAGATCCCACCGGTAGCCGACGGTACAGAAGACTCCAAGTCACTGATTTCCCCAGATAAGTTCTACTGGCGTCAGTCGTCCGAGTCGAAGGAGAACATCGATATACATCAGCTGTTAGCCATCACTATAGTTACCAGAATGACCGATAACGGCAATAATCAACGAAGCTCTGTGATTTATCCTAAGAAGAAGCAACAGATCACCGCATCTCAGCCCACCTCTCCGGTCGCTAAACAAGAAGACAACAAGATGCTGTTCGACAATCTCCTTGTTAGTAAAAACGACGAGGACTTGCAGAACATGCTGAACGGGAATATATCAGAAGTGTCCACTGACACGAAGACCTTCAAGGAGAAGCTGATCATGTTTGAGAAACTTGGAAAATGA
- the GCS2beta gene encoding glucosidase 2 subunit beta, protein MINREIYLLIFLSVDLSILLGHVAGSKVLQIRGIPIAKNSLYPPDRDFQCLDGSLLIPFSHVNDNYCDCADGSDEPGTPACANGLFYCENSGHKPRYIPSTWINDGICDCCDASDEYNSGKVCPNNCNELGREARLEQQKAEELVKEGNKIRVEMIAKGKQLKTDYEARLIKLRSHYGEAELTKKEKELLKTQAEERENAALEKYKPVEPEQPTVEEGEEEEELHESDAEDYFKLLDSDNSGTVTIAELQTRVTFDKDRDGVITEEEALYFLSNQKEVNLQEFMDSAWANIKPFVMLEQGVFKAANQKGEEVRDSVEEGTEQDKEEDDGNEGEEVGEEQEKIEEKSVQYDEETQAIIDEATVARENFQAAEKSVNELLSEIRELEEKLDRDYGPEHVFAPLHGECFEYTDLEYVYTLCIFGKATQRLKSGGGDINLGNWYDWVGPESHKYSKMKYDRGLTCWNGPARSTIVNLSCGKENKLISVTEPNRCEYAMEFTTPALCNPNIESADTHDEL, encoded by the exons ATGATCAATCGCGAAATCTACCTGTTAATATTTCTATCAGTCGATCTGTCGATTTTATTGGGCCACGTAGCCGGTTCTAAGGTGCTACAAATTCGCGGGATACCTATCGCGAAAAATTCCCTTTACCCGCCTGATCGCGATTTCCAGTGTCTCGACGGAAGTTTGTTGATACCGTTTTCCCACGTTAACGATAATTATTGCGATTGTGCCGATGGTAGCGATGAGCCCGGTACGCCTGCCTGCGCTAACGGTTTGTTCTACTGCGAGAATTCTGGTCACAAGCCTCGCTACATACCTTCTACCTGGATAAACGATGGTATTTGCGATTGTTGCGATGCCAGTGACGAATATAATTCAGGTAAGGTATGCCCGAACAATTGTAACGAACTCGGCAGAGAAGCCAGGTTGGAACAGCAAAAAGCGGAGGAATTAGTCAAAGAGGGTAATAAAATAAGAGTcgagatgattgctaagggtAAACAATTGAAGACAGATTATGAGgcgcgtttaattaaattacggAGTCATTATGGGGAAGCTGAGCTgacgaagaaggagaaagaattattaaaaactcAGGCAGAAGAACGCGAAAATGCTGCCTTGGAGAAGTACAAACCAGTTGAACCGGAACAGCCTACAGTAGAGGAaggagaggaggaagaagaattgCACGAATCAGATGCAGAGGATTATTTTAAGCTATTAGACTCTGATAATAGCGGGACTGTAACAATTGCAGAGCTACAGACTAGAGTAACATTTGACAAAGACAGGGATGGAGTTATAACCGAAGAAGAAGCATTGTATTTCTTGAGTAATCAAAAAGAAGTCAATCTTCAGGAGTTCATGGATTCAGCATGGGCAAATATCAAGCCTTTTGTAATGCTAGAACAGG GTGTATTTAAAGCAGCTAACCAAAAGGGAGAAGAAGTTCGTGATTCTGTGGAGGAAGGGACGGAGCAGGATAAGGAAGAGGATGATGGTAACGAGGGAGAAGAAGTAGGCGAAGAAcaagagaaaattgaagaaaaatctgTACAGTATGATGAAGAAACGCAAGCTATCATTGACGAAGCAACAGTTGCTCGCGAGAATTTCCAAGCGGCAGAAAAATCCGTGAACGAGCTGCTATCGGAAATTAGGGAACTCGAAGAGAAATTGGATCGCGATTACGGTCCTGAACACGTATTCGCTCCGTTGCACGGAGAATGCTTCGAATATACAGACTTAGAGTACGTGTACACGTTGTGCATATTTGGAAAAGCGACGCAAAGATTGAAATCCGGAGGCGGCGATATCAACTTAGGTAATTGGTACGACTGGGTTGGACCAGAGAGCCACAAGTACTCAAAGATGAAGTACGACCGTGGCCTTACCTGTTGGAACGGACCTGCGCGTTCAACTATTGTTAATCTAAGCTGTGGTAAAGAGAACAAATTGATCTCTGTAACGGAACCCAACCGATGCGAGTACGCTATGGAATTTACCACACCTGCGCTATGCAACCCCAACATCGAATCCGCTGACACACACGACGAATTGTAA
- the LOC117608262 gene encoding OTU domain-containing protein 7B — MNVGLSTYDGSEKESTPNNGLESGGGATKKLARGISRATENAAIVSHARSQLTTLGPLDTPEFTFSLPDLSVYPDSFRQFLEKDLIEGGCLTSLEAAGRLNWWCGGKNGSNRVLWPLATSGDGNCLLHAASLGMWGFHDRLLTLREALHDTLAKGEYRHALFRRWKWRQMGLNAAAGLSYTEAEWLTEWQTIVDMASPIFRNQTATSYQSLEEVHVLALAHALKRPIIVIAETMLKDAEGVALAPIPFGGVYLPLEVPPSRCHRTPLLLAYHSAHFSPLVTVDGASDFGDGCNEGVSIPLVDPDTGQLLPVLFAVDPGPEWDWEEGSRDLLACQQDTLEILLRVYLDCEYQNFISEDIDRLSDTDGSLSKTAKQLLGVAKQFGSIGKSVSKRLWSMAKRPKSPPATAGELSTGLLCVRIRSRRHQYVDQMLQNYLECAHARYLQDHKVDDTGTEMNYGAGKSKFYAASDRDSHASVSKLLPTNPNKDRTLYLSRSTFYNDQASSDKSGPALWNSNVLGAVVKECRSEQCQFFGSAENDYYCSQCWANRRYR; from the exons ATGAACGTGGGACTATCCACATATGATGGTTCAGAGAAAGAATCAACTCCCAATAATGGATTGGAAAGTGGAGGAGGCGCTACAAAGAAATTGGCCAGGGGTATATCTAGAGCGACTGAAAATGCAGCTATTGTCTCCCATGCACGTTCTCAATTAACTACTCTAGGTCCTTTGGATACTCCAGAATTCACATTTTCACTTCCTGATCTGAGTGTATATCCAG ATTCGTTTCGTCAGTTTTTGGAGAAAGATCTGATCGAAGGAGGATGTTTAACATCTCTGGAAGCTGCTGGTCGTTTGAACTGGTGGTGCGGAGGTAAAAATGGAAGCAACAGAGTCCTGTGGCCTCTGGCAACATCGGGAGATGGCAATTGTCTTCTACACGCAGCTTCCCTTGGCATGTGGGGCTTTCACGATAGACTTCTTACATTAAGGGAAGCGCTACACGATACTCTGGCCAAAGGAGAGTACCGGCATGCTTTGTTTAGAAGGTGGAAATGGCGGCAGATGGGTTTAAATGCTGCTGCAGGATTGTCTTATACAGAAGCAGAATGGTTAACAGAATGGCAGACAATTGTGGATATGGCTTCTCCTATTTTCAGAAATCAAACTGCTACCTCCTATCAGAGTCTTGAAGAA GTACACGTATTAGCTTTGGCTCACGCTTTGAAGAGACCTATAATAGTTATAGCAGAAACTATGTTAAAAGATGCAGAAGGTGTAGCTTTAGCACCAATCCCATTTGGCGGTGTATACTTACCATTAGAAGTACCTCCATCTCGTTGTCATAGAACCCCGTTACTTTTAGCGTATCATTCAGCTCACTTTTCTCCACTGGTTACCGTGGACGGAGCAAGTGATTTCGGGGATGGTTGTAACGAGGGTGTTAGTATACCTCTTGTAGATCCAGACACAGGCCAGTTGTTGCCTGTTTTATTTGCAGTCGATCCTGGACCGGAGTGGGATTGGGAGGAAGGTTCTCGAGACTTGTTAGCTTGCCAGCAAGACACG CTGGAAATTTTATTGAGGGTATATTTGGACTGTGAATATCAAAACTTCATATCAGAGGACATCGACAGATTATCCGATACCGACGGTTCGCTTTCTAAAACAGCAAAGCAGCTACTAGGTGTGGCGAAACAATTCGGATCCATTGGGAAATCCGTTAGTAAAAGACTGTGGTCAATGGCGAAGAGACCAAAGAGCCCACCGGCGACGGCAGGCGAACTTTCTACAGGTTTATTGTGCGTAAGAATTAGAAGTAGACGGCATCAGTATGTAGATCAGATGCTTCAAAATTATCTCGAATGCGCTCATGCAAG ATACCTGCAAGATCATAAAGTtgatgacactggtactgaaatGAATTATGGTGCTGGCAAGTCGAAATTTTATGCTGCCAGCGATCGAGATAGCCATGCGAGTGTCAGCAAGTTATTACCCACCAATCCAAATAAAGATCGTACACTTTATCTTTCTAG atctACTTTTTACAATGACCAAGCATCGTCTGATAAATCGGGACCAGCGTTGTGGAATAGCAACGTTTTAGGA GCTGTAGTCAAAGAATGTCGTAGTGAACAATGTCAATTTTTCGGATCAGCAGAGAATGATTATTATTGTTCACAGTGTTGGGCAAATCGACGTTATCGTTGA
- the LOC117608263 gene encoding general transcription factor II-I repeat domain-containing protein 2-like isoform X2, whose protein sequence is MSYAEGEFIKKCLLIAAGQLCPQQVRTFETINLSNKIIKRCIDLMVCNVKKQIQIICTSFITYSLAVNQYICLSGIPYIAIFIRGVNSNLHVTEELLDLVPVDDMIAENILSCVNKTLQNNDLKWERLVSITTNGSSMMTEDKIGFMSLVNGKMREIGSSNNVIAVHSLMLMHNLCVKSDVILNVMSTIVNVVCYIRNHEIKLQEFHALVEELDSDYESSRVIELSNYTEVEWLNRGTVLEKFFNIHEIIRDFMELTGQSVPQLKDTQWLIDLAFLADLATHLNNLNLLLQEEGQIIVQLYDSIRAFQMKIQLWIKQLQMGNPYHFPKLKLAPLTEDCVKRLCTILQILLEEIETRFKDIQDLDTSFNIYTMPFTVNVNTVPSELLLELLDMRCDRKVKVKGGSLIEFYENFSYIRFPQLHNLAARTLCMFGSTRFCEQLILNMKKIKSAYRTGIIGYDYIFKCSLILNSCRKIRPNINQLLRERKL, encoded by the exons ATGAG TTATGCAGAGggagaatttataaaaaaatgctTGTTAATTGCAGCCGGACAATTATGTCCACAGCAAGTCCGAACTTTCGAAACGATAAATCtgtctaataaaataataaaacgttgCATTGATTTAATGGTGTGCAACGTTAAGAAGCAAATACAGATAATATGTACATCTTTTATAACATACTCATTAGCAGTTAATCAGTATATATGTTTATCTGGTATACCCTATATAGCAATTTTCATTCGTGGAGTAAATAGTAACTTACATGTTACAGAAGAGCTATTAGATTTAGTGCCAGTAGATGATATGATTGCAGAGAACATTTTATCTTGTGTAAATAAGACATTAcaaaataatgatttaaaatGGGAAAGACTTGTTTCAATAACAACCAATGGATCCTCTATGATGACTGAGGATAAAATTGGTTTTATGAGTCTTGTGAATGGAAAGATGAGAGAAATAGGCAGTTCTAATAATGTAATTGCTGTACATAGTCTAATGCTCATGCATAATCTATGTGTAAAAAGTGATGTAATATTGAATGTTATGTCCACCATTGTAAATGTTGTATGTTATATTAGAAATCATGAAATAAAGTTACAAGAATTCCATGCACTTGTGGAAGAACTAGATTCAGACTATGAGTCTAGTAGGGTAATAGAATTGTCTAATTACACTGAAGTGGAATGGTTAAACCGTGGAACTgtattggaaaaattttttaatatacatgAAATAATAAGAGACTTCATGGAATTAACTGGACAATCTGTACCACAATTGAAGGATACCCAATGGCTAATTGATTTAGCATTCCTGGCTGATTTAGCAACTCATTTAAATAATCTAAATCTATTGCTGCAAGAAGAAGGACAAATTATAGTGCAATTGTATGATAGTATTCGtgcatttcaaatgaaaatacaatTATGGATAAAACAGTTGCAAATGGGAAATCCTTATcattttccaaaattaaaattagcacCGCTTACTGAGGACTGTGTTAAAAGACTGTGCACAATTTTACAAATACTCCTGGAAGAAATTGAAACCAGGTTCAAGGACATACAAGATTTAGATACAAgttttaatatatatacaatgcCTTTTACAGTCAATGTGAATACAGTTCCATCAGAACTACTGTTAGAATTACTTGATATGCGATGCGATcgaaaagtaaaagtaaaaggaGGTTctttaatagaattttatgaaaatttttcttatatacGATTTCCACAATTACATAATCTTGCGGCTAGAACATTATGCATGTTTGGATCGACACGTTTTTGTGAGCAACTGATTTTAAACATGAAAAAGATTAAATCAGCTTACAGAACAGGGATAATTGGTTATGATTATATTTTCAAGTgttcattaatattaaattcgtGTCGAAAGATTCGTCCAAATATTAACCAATTATtgagagaaagaaaattatag
- the LOC117608263 gene encoding general transcription factor II-I repeat domain-containing protein 2-like isoform X1: MTEVNEKLVKEEVDEDNLCSDAAARLTFEIALEIAKTSCSYAEGEFIKKCLLIAAGQLCPQQVRTFETINLSNKIIKRCIDLMVCNVKKQIQIICTSFITYSLAVNQYICLSGIPYIAIFIRGVNSNLHVTEELLDLVPVDDMIAENILSCVNKTLQNNDLKWERLVSITTNGSSMMTEDKIGFMSLVNGKMREIGSSNNVIAVHSLMLMHNLCVKSDVILNVMSTIVNVVCYIRNHEIKLQEFHALVEELDSDYESSRVIELSNYTEVEWLNRGTVLEKFFNIHEIIRDFMELTGQSVPQLKDTQWLIDLAFLADLATHLNNLNLLLQEEGQIIVQLYDSIRAFQMKIQLWIKQLQMGNPYHFPKLKLAPLTEDCVKRLCTILQILLEEIETRFKDIQDLDTSFNIYTMPFTVNVNTVPSELLLELLDMRCDRKVKVKGGSLIEFYENFSYIRFPQLHNLAARTLCMFGSTRFCEQLILNMKKIKSAYRTGIIGYDYIFKCSLILNSCRKIRPNINQLLRERKL, encoded by the exons ATGACAGAAGTAAACGAAAAATTAGTGAAAGAAGAAGTAGATGAG GACAACTTGTGCAGCGATGCTGCTGCACGGTTGACTTTTGAAATTGCCCTGGAAATTGCGAAAACGTCGTGCAGTTATGCAGAGggagaatttataaaaaaatgctTGTTAATTGCAGCCGGACAATTATGTCCACAGCAAGTCCGAACTTTCGAAACGATAAATCtgtctaataaaataataaaacgttgCATTGATTTAATGGTGTGCAACGTTAAGAAGCAAATACAGATAATATGTACATCTTTTATAACATACTCATTAGCAGTTAATCAGTATATATGTTTATCTGGTATACCCTATATAGCAATTTTCATTCGTGGAGTAAATAGTAACTTACATGTTACAGAAGAGCTATTAGATTTAGTGCCAGTAGATGATATGATTGCAGAGAACATTTTATCTTGTGTAAATAAGACATTAcaaaataatgatttaaaatGGGAAAGACTTGTTTCAATAACAACCAATGGATCCTCTATGATGACTGAGGATAAAATTGGTTTTATGAGTCTTGTGAATGGAAAGATGAGAGAAATAGGCAGTTCTAATAATGTAATTGCTGTACATAGTCTAATGCTCATGCATAATCTATGTGTAAAAAGTGATGTAATATTGAATGTTATGTCCACCATTGTAAATGTTGTATGTTATATTAGAAATCATGAAATAAAGTTACAAGAATTCCATGCACTTGTGGAAGAACTAGATTCAGACTATGAGTCTAGTAGGGTAATAGAATTGTCTAATTACACTGAAGTGGAATGGTTAAACCGTGGAACTgtattggaaaaattttttaatatacatgAAATAATAAGAGACTTCATGGAATTAACTGGACAATCTGTACCACAATTGAAGGATACCCAATGGCTAATTGATTTAGCATTCCTGGCTGATTTAGCAACTCATTTAAATAATCTAAATCTATTGCTGCAAGAAGAAGGACAAATTATAGTGCAATTGTATGATAGTATTCGtgcatttcaaatgaaaatacaatTATGGATAAAACAGTTGCAAATGGGAAATCCTTATcattttccaaaattaaaattagcacCGCTTACTGAGGACTGTGTTAAAAGACTGTGCACAATTTTACAAATACTCCTGGAAGAAATTGAAACCAGGTTCAAGGACATACAAGATTTAGATACAAgttttaatatatatacaatgcCTTTTACAGTCAATGTGAATACAGTTCCATCAGAACTACTGTTAGAATTACTTGATATGCGATGCGATcgaaaagtaaaagtaaaaggaGGTTctttaatagaattttatgaaaatttttcttatatacGATTTCCACAATTACATAATCTTGCGGCTAGAACATTATGCATGTTTGGATCGACACGTTTTTGTGAGCAACTGATTTTAAACATGAAAAAGATTAAATCAGCTTACAGAACAGGGATAATTGGTTATGATTATATTTTCAAGTgttcattaatattaaattcgtGTCGAAAGATTCGTCCAAATATTAACCAATTATtgagagaaagaaaattatag